CTTGCAACTACACACTACTTATGCCATCTACTCTGATCATCTTGGCCAGTTGTGTAGGATGTCAGTTACATCTCATTTTCATGAGAACTTTCTTCAAAAGTAGTAATTCTTCCTTTCTCTATTATCAGAGTTTGTATAAATGGTCTTTCATTGTTTGCTGCAATAGCAGCAAAATCTTTAGCTCCATCCAAATATTAGGTAGTTATTTAATTACTCCTTTAATCAAACATACTAAAAACATGAACACAATTTTTAATTCATGGTTTACGTTTGACTGGAGGAAGAGTGAATGTTGCCCAAGGAGGTAGTGAATGTCGCCCAATGAGGTAGAGATGATATATTGGGTGGTCAAAAAGAAGGCTGTATAAAAGCAATGTCTATATAGAATAAACCTGCACAACATTTAATTTCTAACACTATTTTCAAGGATTGGAAATCAATACCTTTGCAGTAAAGTAGCTTTAGCTTTCAGGTTAAAGGTGCTAAATGGATTAAATCTAAAGAGCCCTCATTTAAATGTCCAGTTCAATAACCCCTAAAACTAGAAACAACATTAATCTGTGTTGGCATTATTTTAGATATTTATAAGTTGTTTATGTAATTGAAAGATGTTTTATATAACTTAGTTCAATATGACTTTATATCTGGGTTGAAGttggatttgttttaaattatatatttgatttgttttgatggtgtaagatgatttttaaatgttctaaaatattttgcagatGGATAAAGGTAAGGAGCATGCATCTCCTATAACATCTCCTACCGCAGATCTATAAGCAAATCCATCAACCCAGGTATTCATTAATTAATgttaaaattaagtttttggaAATTTTCATGATTGGTTTTGTACCGTAGGTGATACTAAGACCATTTTATCCATTTGGATCGATACCGCCTACTGCAAATCTATCAACCAATCTAGCAACCCAGGTGAAGTGAATATTAATGCAGTTCATTTGATTTTTCTAATACCGCTATAGGTTGTGTTGCttgttttctaaattaatttttccttctttctcatGTAAAAAAGAACATATTGAAAAAATCAATTGACGTCATTAATATTAGtacatttttatttcataattattattattttatggcaTTGGGTGATAccaataccattttatccggATTTAACAAATTATATGCACGGTTGCCATTCACAAATGCCACATGCATGGTATCCACCATTTATTCCTCGTCCTGATGCCAACCCATCTACATGGACTAATGAGGTGATAAATTCATTCATTAAATTggctttaatttttattcagaTGAGTAATCGATTTAAAACATTATTTGGGTGTAAACTGTAGGGAAATCCGTTGCCCCCATTTTAGTCATCAGTTAACCCTTCGATGGAAGTACACTCCGCACGTTCAAGCCATGTGGATGAAATTCAAGAGGTCACACCTGACTCTACTCCCTCTGTTCAATATATTGTTGAATCGAAAGAGAAGATTGGGTCTGGGCCACAAAATACCGGGCATACTGAGGGGGTCGATATCATTTAGGAGCCGAAGGTGGGGATGGTGTTTAAAGATAAAGAGGAGTTAAATTGTTATTATAAAAGATATGGGCAAGAATGTGGTTTTGGGATAATGACACAAAGGAGTCATAGGTTTGAGGATGGGAGCATCAGATATGTCATATTGGGTTGTGCTCGTGGTGGGAAGACACGAAACCGAACGTCAAATGTCACAAGGCCACGTCCGACATCAAAGACAGACTGTAAAGCAAGGATAAATACTATGTTCATTGATGGGGTGTTGAAGGTGTCAACTGTTAACAATTTCTATAATCACGGCCTGAGTTTACAAAAGGCAAGGTTCTTTTGCTGAAATAGAGAAGTAAGCGAGTCTGTTAAAAGAGTGTTAGATACAAATGATCAGGCTGGGATCATAATGAACAAGAGTTTTGCCACTCTTGTCCAAGAAGTAGGTGGGTTTGAGAACTTGCCATTCAATGAAAAAAACTGTCGTAATTACATTGATAAGGCACGCCACCTTCGACTTGGGAAAGGTGGCACTAGAGCCATTCGTAAGTATTTTGCTAggatgcaatacaagaattatggttttttttttttgctaataGATATGGATGGTGACGGGCGGTTGAGGAATGTTTTCTGGGCGGATGCAAGAAGTAGGGCATCCtataaatattttggagatgtcattacattcgacaccacatatttgacaaacagatatggaatgccgtttgcaccgtttgttggtgtaaaccaccatggccaGTCAATTCTTTTGGGGGTAGGCTTGATTTCTAGTGAGGATACAGAGACATTCACCTGGTTGTTTCAAACGTGGTTGAATTGTATGGATGGTGACGCTCCAAAGGCTATTATCACTGATCAAGATAGGgccatgaaaaatgcaattgcgCTTGTCTTTCCAAATAGTTGCATAGATTTTGCTTATGgcacatattgaaaaaattacctGAGAAGTTAGGTTCACATGGTGTTTACAAAACTGGGTTGAAAAGTCAGTTGTTAAAATGTGTGTATGACTCGCACACAATAGAGGAGTTTGAGAGATCTTGGGCAGTGATAATTGATACGTACAACTTGTAGGAGAATGCTTGGTTGCAAAGTTTATTGTTGAGCATACGTATTGGGCACCGGTATTCATGAAAAAAGTattttgggctggaatgagtacaacccaacgaagcgagagcatgaatgctttttttgatGGGTATGTGCATGCTAAGACAAACTTAAAAGAATTTGTTGATCAATTCGATAATGCgttgaggaagaagattgagaatgaaaatgcaGTGGACTTCTACTCCTTCAACATCGCAATTCCAGTCATCTCTCCCTCTCCACTTGAGAAGACATTTCAGAACATATACACTTGTAATAAATTTAGAGAAGTCCAGAAAGAAGTAATGGGGATGCTTGCAAGTCTTCCAACTCTACACCGGAAGGATGGTGTAATTGCTACGTAccatgtagaagatgaagtagATATTGATGATTTCATCAAGGAGGTGACCCATACGGTGTACTTTAATGAGGTCGAATGCAAGGTGAAGTGTTCATGTGCCTTGTTCGAGATGAGAGGCATATTGTGTAGACATGTATTAGGCATTATGAGACTTAACAAAATCTGTTCGGTGCCGAAAAAGTACATATTAGATCGATAGAGGAAAGACATAAAAAGGACATACACTCTTATCCAAAGTAGTTAGACATAGTTGATGAGAGGCCAGAAGTGAGTAGATATTCACGTATCATCAAGAGATGTTATCAGGTCGCCACGAATGCAGCTTCATCTGATGAGCATACTGATGATATGCTAGCTAAGTTAGATGCAATGAACCTAGGCTACTTGAATAATAAGCCATCTCATCAAACTTGTTCGAACATTGCAGTTACAAATGCCGTTACAACCACAACTGAGAGTTCAAAGAAAGTACTGAGTCCCCTTGTAGTGAGAGGTAAAGGTAGACCGCCATCTCTGAGGAAGAAATCAATGATTGAGAGAGTCAAACCCACGACGAAGAAGGCTACTCAGAAAGGAAAACGTAAACAGGTTAACTCAATGATTCGATCTGTATATTTTAGCTTCATATTCACTTAAATGTTTGTTAAGGAGTATTGAtctatattgtgatatataagCAGAAATAATTTAGAAGTACAATTGCAGTATCATGAATAGATGATAACATGTTGATAACCAGTAAAGAGTAAAGAAGTACCTTCCATAAAATGGAATCTTAGCTTTAGATGCGTTCTGTTTCAGT
This is a stretch of genomic DNA from Carya illinoinensis cultivar Pawnee chromosome 15, C.illinoinensisPawnee_v1, whole genome shotgun sequence. It encodes these proteins:
- the LOC122296900 gene encoding uncharacterized protein LOC122296900 yields the protein MNAFFDGYVHAKTNLKEFVDQFDNALRKKIENENAVDFYSFNIAIPVISPSPLEKTFQNIYTCNKFREVQKEVMGMLASLPTLHRKDGVIATYHVEDEVDIDDFIKEVTHTVYFNEVECKLDIVDERPEVSRYSRIIKRCYQVATNAASSDEHTDDMLAKLDAMNLGYLNNKPSHQTCSNIAVTNAVTTTTESSKKVLSPLVVRGKGRPPSLRKKSMIERVKPTTKKATQKGKRKQPHGREGEVVGTCRNLFGQLVIGTQQSVAVQPPQNTTDDIHFSSTELGVAMIETQESVNHLV